The DNA sequence CATTAATCTCACTAATTGAGAGAACCAATCCTGTTTAATATTATTAATTTTTTATTATTATATTATAAATATAACTAAAATTGTGGTTCTATTAATCCGTAAGTATTATTTCCCCTTGGATACAATACATTTACTTGTGAAGTATCAACATTAATAAATACAAGGAAAGGTTCCTCTAAAAGTTGCATCTGCATTAACGCCTCATCAACCGTCATCGGCTTTAACGCAACTTGTTCTCTATGTATAATCTCATGAGGAATTAAAGGTACCTCTTCTTCTGGAACACCTTCTTTCTTTTCAACTTCATCTTTAACCTCAAGGATTACATGTTTATATTTCCGTGTTTCTTCATAACTGCGTGGTTTGTGATTCTTTATTTTATCCTTAAATTTGCGAACTTGTCGGTCTAATTTCTCTATAACTGCATCTACGGATGCATACATATCATTGGATATTTCTTTACTATGTATCCGCATACCATTTGCATTTATATTTATTTCACAGATGTGTCTATGTTTTTCCACATCCAGCACCACATCTGCATTTATAATTTTATCGAAATGGTGGGTTAACTTATTGAGTGCATTCTCAATATAACTCTTCAACGCATCGGACATTTCCATGTGTCTACCTGTGATTTTTACATTCATTGATGTATCACTCCTTTATGTAATTTATTATTTCTTTTTATATTTTAACGCAAAATAATACCAAAGGATAAAAAAATAGTTCAAACGATGGAATTTCTATAAGTCACACATTTATAATCAGTAAATAAAATCATAAGAATAACCTATAAAATTAAAGAGGTTCCTATATGAAATATACGAAATGTTTTATTTGCTTCATTGGGCTAATATTCCCTCTAATAACTACTGCTATCCTCATATATAAATATGGTTACCATTTTCCCTATTGGGATGAAATATTATATCTTCCTCTATATGATAAATTAAGTCAGGGAACGCTTTCTATAACGGATTTGTTTTTCCTGCAAAATAATCATAGACCTTTTTTTCCAAGAATTATTACTCTGGGATTAGCAAAAATAACTTCCTGGAATGAATTCTCTATTCTTTATTGTAGTCTGATATTTGTTATTGCCCAATTTCTAATTCTTGCGTATGTAATAATTTCCAATAACGAAAAAAAAACAGATTACATGCAGTCAGACCATTCAAAAAATGACACAATAAAATTTCTTAATCTCTGTTATATGTCTCTATTGCTATTTTCATGGTCTCAGATGGAAAATTGGGTTTGGGGATTGCAACTTATGATGTTTTTTACAAATCTACTATGCATTTTAGTTCTATTTGTCATGCTTAAATATCCGATGAATGTTTTAACATTACTTATTTGTGCCATATTAACAACATCAGCCTCATATTCTTTTGCAAATGGATTATTAATCTGGTTTATTTCTTTACCACTTTTAATTTATAAAATAGTAAAAGCACGCAAAAATTATATGCTTCTTCTTATATGGTTACTTTTCGCTGTAGCCGTTATATCATTTTATTTCACAAACTATCACACCCCTTCTATTTCAAAAACTGATGTAGATATGGGATTCTTACATAAATTTTTATATTTCATTCTTTATATAGGTAGTCCATTATCGGGCTTTTTATTTACACCCCCATGGCACGGAAACAAGTTACCTGAGATAGGTGTAATATCTTATTTATTTGGAATAACCGGGCTTTTTTTATGGATATTTTTGCTTTACAAATCAAAAAAGATAATTGTTGATAATATTCATGTTTGTAAGTTCGAAAATGATAAACAAATATTGATAGAAAAAAGAATTACGAACTCAAATGCAGATGAATATTTCTTCTGGAAAAGTCTTTCTTTATTTGCACTATTTAGTGGAGTATTACTTGCATTTGGAAGGTCAGGTATGGGATTAGGACAGGCTTTATCATCACGATATATCACAACAGGATGTTTATTCTGGTGTTCTATTATGGGATTACTGAATTTCTATGTAAAAAACAAAGAAAATCCATTTGAAAAATATATTTCAAACCAATACTTAAAGAAGGTGCTTTTACTAATTATAGTAATATTTTACTTTGTTCTGAATCTTTCCCCGATATATTTAAATCGTGAATGGCATCAAATTGCCCGATGGAAAAATTTAGGATGGTATGCGTTATCTTCTGGCTATGATGGGAGATTATATTGGACAGACCTCTGGGGAGATAAAGATTTTATAAGTCCCCAAATACTGAAAAATGAAATATTACCGATATTCAAGAAATATAATTTGGCTAACGTGAATGATTATGAAAATAAAAATATTAAAAAAGAATTATCAAAAATGTTTATAAAGGAAACGAAATATTTCATAGAAAAAAAATTATGGAAGCCCGCAGTATGCTATCTGGATACTGCTATATTTTTGAACCCGGAATCACCAGATATCGAAGATATAAAAAAACAAATTCCTATAGAAGTATTTGGTCTTTACGAAAAATATCAAAGTGAATGGCGACTTATAACTGAAAAACATTGATTTATAGATATTATCGTTTAGTTTTTGGTATTATATTCAACATCTCTTTTTTGTCCCCTAAATTTATTAAAAACAGAATATTTTTGTTTTTTCGGAGTGTAAAAATGAAAAAGAAAGT is a window from the Candidatus Hydrogenedens sp. genome containing:
- the raiA gene encoding ribosome-associated translation inhibitor RaiA produces the protein MNVKITGRHMEMSDALKSYIENALNKLTHHFDKIINADVVLDVEKHRHICEININANGMRIHSKEISNDMYASVDAVIEKLDRQVRKFKDKIKNHKPRSYEETRKYKHVILEVKDEVEKKEGVPEEEVPLIPHEIIHREQVALKPMTVDEALMQMQLLEEPFLVFINVDTSQVNVLYPRGNNTYGLIEPQF